In one window of Maribacter sp. BPC-D8 DNA:
- a CDS encoding BspA family leucine-rich repeat surface protein, with amino-acid sequence MQRFFNNDGVALTWTSGTGTSKVTNMSTMFEKAVAFNQDISSWNVSDVDNMNYMFNRATAFNNGGTALTWTNGTGTSKVRQMNAMFSDATVFNQNISSWNVSEVVVMNNMFTDATSFNQDISSWNVSKVTNMNSMFYGTTDYNNDGQPLTWTNGTGTMNVTRMNSMFRNAEAFNQDISTWNVSKVEGMANMFDSSIKFDQNLENWTITSLTNANLMFKDAKLSTENYDKLLISWSSQTLNAGVVFSGGNSKYCLSETQRQNIITNDSWTITDGGKECVAITPSCPVVTAPSNTDTDVSINPTFTWNAANGATGYRITIGTTSGGTEFENTTLANVLTYTPTTSLIENTTYFTSVYAINTVGESTACAVIEYETETLPTAPSCPVVTSPSNTDMDVAINPTFTWNAADGATGYRITIGTTSGGTEFENTTLANVLTYTPTTSLIENTTYFTSVYTINTVGESTACAVIEFETETLPTAPSCPVVTSPSNTDTDVSINPTFTWNAANGATGYRITIGTTSGGTEFENTTLANVLTYTPTTSLIENTTYFTSVYAINTVGESTACAVIEFETETLPTAPSCPVVTSPSNTDTDVSINPTFTWNAADGATGYRITIGTTSGGTEFENTTLANVLTYTTTTSLIENTTYFTSVYAINTVGESTACAVIEFETETLPTAPSCPVVTAPSNTDTDVSINPTFTWNAADGATGYRITIGTTSGGTEFENTTLANVLTYTPTTSLIENTTYFTSVYAINTVGESTACAVIEFETETLPTAPSCPVVTSPSNTDTDVAINPTFTWNAADGATGYRITIGTTSGGTEFENTTLANVLTYTPTTSLIENTTYFTSVYAINTVGESTACAVIEFETETLPTAPSCPVVTAPSNTDTDVSINPTFTWNAADGATGYRITIGTTSGGTEFENTTLANVLTYTTTTSLIENTTYFTSVYAINTVGESTACAVIEYETEILPTAPSCPVVTSPSNTDTDVSINPTFTWNKVTDANAYRIVITKTSDNSEIVNESLGDVDEYTLTTSLENDTDYSVTVYPTDGTTENSSCTATNFKTEVVTITPLDCPVISSATTNVSLLPTIEWNKVTDASAYRIVIIKTSDNSEIVNESLGDVDEYTLTTSLENDTDYSVTVYPTDGTTENSSCTATNFKTEVVTITPLDCPVISSATTNVSLLPTIEWNKVTDASAYRIVIIKTSDNSEIANESLGDVDEYTLTTSLENDTDYSVTVYPTDGTTENSSCTATNFKTVEATITPLDCPVISSTTTNVSLFPTIEWNKVTDASAYRIVIIKTSDNSEIANESLGDVDEYTLTTSLENDTDYSVTVYPTDGTTENSSCTATNFKTVEATITPLDCPVISSTTTNVSLFPTIEWNKVTDASAYRIVIIKTSDNSEIANESLGDVDEYTLTTSLENDTDYSVTVYPTDGTTENSSCTATNFKTVEATITPLDCPVISSTTTNVSLFPTIEWNKVTDASAYRIVIIKTSDNSEIANESLGDVDEYTLTTSLENDTDYSVVIYPTDGTNANTSCTATDFKTVAATPTSTKCPEISSPINESENVSINPTISWNAFDETTGYNITITTSDGLKIEDATLENVDEYMIENTLDEDTTYYVTLYTMNSEGEISGCETTSSFTTQKSMVITTEGISPFFTPNNDGYHDSWNVEDVDNTIDYIYVLDRFGKILKQIRPESEGWDGTYMGKPMAEDDYWYVIVHDSGAQERGHFSLIKR; translated from the coding sequence GTGCAACGGTTTTTTAATAATGATGGCGTTGCATTAACTTGGACTAGTGGCACGGGTACTTCAAAAGTTACCAATATGTCTACAATGTTTGAAAAAGCAGTGGCATTTAATCAAGATATAAGTAGTTGGAATGTGTCTGATGTTGATAATATGAACTACATGTTCAATCGTGCTACAGCATTTAATAACGGAGGTACAGCCTTAACTTGGACTAATGGAACTGGTACATCAAAGGTTAGGCAAATGAATGCTATGTTTAGTGATGCAACTGTATTTAATCAAAATATAAGTAGTTGGAATGTGTCTGAGGTTGTTGTAATGAATAATATGTTTACAGATGCCACATCTTTTAATCAAGATATAAGTAGTTGGAATGTATCTAAAGTTACAAACATGAATTCAATGTTTTATGGTACTACTGATTATAATAATGACGGGCAACCATTAACTTGGACGAATGGCACTGGTACAATGAATGTTACCAGAATGAACTCTATGTTTCGTAATGCAGAAGCTTTTAACCAAGATATTAGCACTTGGAACGTTTCTAAGGTTGAAGGAATGGCAAATATGTTTGATAGTTCAATAAAGTTTGATCAAAATTTAGAAAATTGGACTATTACTAGCTTAACAAATGCGAATCTAATGTTTAAAGACGCGAAACTTTCAACAGAAAATTATGATAAATTACTAATAAGCTGGAGTTCACAAACATTAAATGCGGGCGTTGTATTTAGCGGTGGTAATAGTAAATATTGCTTATCGGAAACACAAAGACAAAATATAATTACTAATGATAGTTGGACAATTACTGATGGTGGAAAAGAATGTGTAGCCATCACTCCTTCATGTCCGGTAGTAACTGCGCCTTCTAATACAGATACGGATGTTTCTATCAATCCGACATTTACTTGGAATGCCGCTAATGGGGCTACTGGTTATAGAATAACCATCGGTACAACATCGGGTGGAACTGAATTTGAAAATACCACATTGGCAAATGTATTGACTTACACTCCAACAACAAGTCTAATTGAAAACACGACCTATTTTACTTCGGTTTATGCGATAAATACTGTTGGTGAATCTACCGCTTGTGCTGTTATTGAATATGAAACGGAAACTTTACCAACAGCTCCTTCATGCCCGGTAGTAACTTCACCTTCTAATACAGATATGGATGTTGCTATCAATCCGACATTTACTTGGAATGCCGCTGATGGGGCTACTGGTTATAGAATAACCATCGGTACAACATCGGGTGGAACTGAATTTGAAAATACCACATTGGCAAATGTATTGACTTACACTCCAACAACAAGTCTAATTGAAAACACGACCTATTTTACTTCGGTTTATACGATAAATACTGTTGGTGAATCAACCGCTTGTGCTGTTATTGAATTTGAAACGGAAACTTTACCAACAGCTCCTTCATGCCCGGTAGTAACTTCACCTTCTAATACAGATACGGATGTTTCAATCAATCCGACATTTACTTGGAATGCCGCTAATGGGGCTACTGGTTATAGAATAACCATCGGTACAACATCGGGTGGAACTGAATTTGAAAATACCACATTGGCAAATGTATTGACTTACACTCCAACAACAAGTCTAATTGAAAACACGACCTATTTTACTTCGGTTTATGCGATAAATACTGTTGGTGAATCAACCGCTTGTGCTGTTATTGAATTTGAAACGGAAACTTTACCAACAGCTCCTTCATGCCCGGTAGTAACTTCACCTTCTAATACAGATACGGATGTTTCAATCAATCCGACATTTACTTGGAATGCCGCTGATGGGGCTACTGGTTATAGAATAACCATCGGTACAACATCGGGTGGAACTGAATTTGAAAATACCACATTGGCAAATGTATTGACTTACACCACAACAACAAGTCTAATTGAAAACACGACCTATTTTACTTCGGTTTATGCGATAAATACTGTTGGTGAATCAACCGCTTGTGCTGTTATTGAATTTGAAACGGAAACTTTACCAACGGCTCCTTCATGCCCTGTAGTAACTGCGCCTTCTAATACAGATACGGATGTTTCTATCAATCCGACATTTACTTGGAATGCCGCTGATGGGGCTACTGGTTATAGAATAACCATCGGTACAACATCGGGTGGAACTGAATTTGAAAATACCACATTGGCAAATGTATTGACTTACACTCCAACAACAAGTCTAATTGAAAACACGACCTATTTTACTTCGGTTTATGCGATAAATACTGTTGGTGAATCTACCGCTTGTGCTGTTATTGAATTTGAAACGGAAACTTTACCAACAGCTCCTTCATGCCCGGTAGTAACTTCACCTTCTAATACAGATACTGATGTTGCTATCAATCCGACATTTACTTGGAATGCCGCTGATGGGGCTACTGGTTATAGAATAACCATCGGTACAACATCGGGTGGAACTGAATTTGAAAATACCACATTGGCAAATGTATTGACTTACACTCCAACAACAAGTCTAATTGAAAACACGACCTATTTTACTTCGGTTTATGCGATAAATACTGTTGGTGAATCAACCGCTTGTGCTGTTATTGAATTTGAAACGGAAACTTTACCAACGGCTCCTTCATGCCCTGTAGTAACTGCGCCTTCTAATACAGATACTGATGTTTCTATCAATCCGACATTTACTTGGAATGCCGCTGATGGGGCTACTGGTTATAGAATAACCATCGGTACAACATCGGGTGGAACTGAATTTGAAAATACCACATTGGCAAATGTATTGACTTACACCACAACAACAAGTCTAATTGAAAACACGACCTATTTTACTTCGGTTTATGCGATAAATACTGTTGGTGAATCAACCGCTTGTGCTGTTATTGAATATGAAACGGAAATTTTACCAACAGCTCCTTCATGCCCGGTAGTAACTTCACCTTCTAATACAGATACTGATGTTTCTATCAATCCGACATTTACTTGGAACAAAGTTACTGATGCAAATGCGTATCGAATCGTTATCACAAAAACATCAGACAATTCAGAAATTGTAAATGAGAGTTTGGGTGATGTAGATGAGTATACATTGACTACAAGTTTAGAAAATGACACGGATTATTCTGTAACTGTTTATCCTACCGATGGTACTACTGAAAATAGCAGTTGTACTGCAACAAACTTTAAAACTGAAGTCGTTACAATAACGCCGCTTGACTGTCCCGTAATAAGCTCTGCAACAACTAATGTTTCTTTGCTTCCTACTATTGAATGGAACAAAGTTACTGATGCAAGTGCATATCGTATTGTCATCATAAAAACATCAGACAATTCAGAAATTGTAAATGAGAGTTTGGGTGATGTAGATGAGTATACATTGACTACAAGTTTAGAAAATGACACGGATTATTCTGTAACTGTTTATCCTACCGATGGTACTACTGAAAATAGCAGTTGTACTGCAACAAACTTTAAAACTGAAGTCGTTACAATAACGCCGCTTGACTGTCCCGTAATAAGCTCTGCAACAACTAATGTTTCTTTGCTTCCTACTATTGAATGGAACAAAGTTACTGATGCAAGTGCATATCGTATTGTCATCATAAAAACATCAGACAATTCAGAAATTGCAAATGAGAGTTTGGGTGATGTAGATGAGTATACATTGACTACAAGTTTAGAAAATGACACGGATTATTCTGTAACTGTTTATCCTACCGATGGTACTACTGAAAATAGCAGTTGTACTGCAACAAACTTTAAAACCGTAGAAGCTACAATAACGCCGCTTGACTGTCCCGTAATAAGCTCAACAACAACTAATGTTTCTTTGTTTCCTACTATTGAATGGAACAAAGTTACTGACGCAAGTGCATATCGTATTGTCATCATAAAAACATCAGACAATTCAGAAATTGCAAATGAGAGTTTGGGTGATGTAGATGAGTATACATTGACTACAAGTTTAGAAAATGACACGGATTATTCCGTAACTGTTTATCCTACCGATGGTACTACTGAAAATAGCAGTTGTACTGCAACAAACTTTAAAACCGTAGAAGCTACAATAACGCCGCTTGACTGTCCCGTAATAAGCTCAACAACAACTAATGTTTCTTTGTTTCCTACTATTGAATGGAACAAAGTTACTGACGCAAGTGCATATCGTATTGTCATCATAAAAACATCAGACAATTCAGAAATTGCAAATGAGAGTTTGGGTGATGTAGATGAGTATACATTGACTACAAGTTTAGAAAATGACACGGATTATTCCGTAACTGTTTATCCTACCGATGGTACTACTGAAAATAGCAGTTGTACTGCAACAAACTTTAAAACCGTAGAAGCTACAATAACGCCGCTTGACTGTCCCGTAATAAGCTCAACAACAACTAATGTTTCTTTGTTTCCTACTATTGAATGGAACAAAGTTACTGACGCAAGTGCATATCGTATTGTCATCATAAAAACATCAGACAATTCAGAAATTGCAAATGAGAGTTTGGGTGATGTAGATGAGTATACATTGACTACAAGTTTAGAAAATGACACGGATTATTCTGTAGTAATATATCCTACTGATGGTACAAATGCAAATACGAGCTGTACTGCTACAGATTTTAAAACGGTAGCTGCAACACCAACATCTACAAAGTGTCCTGAAATAAGTTCACCAATTAATGAATCTGAAAATGTTTCTATTAATCCTACCATTTCATGGAATGCTTTTGATGAGACGACTGGTTATAACATAACGATAACAACATCAGATGGTTTAAAAATTGAGGATGCTACATTAGAAAATGTTGATGAATATATGATTGAGAATACCTTAGATGAAGACACCACCTATTATGTTACGCTCTATACTATGAATAGTGAAGGTGAAATTTCAGGTTGTGAAACAACATCATCTTTTACAACCCAAAAATCAATGGTAATAACTACAGAAGGTATCTCACCATTCTTTACACCAAACAACGATGGTTATCACGACTCTTGGAATGTTGAGGATGTAGACAATACTATTGACTACATATATGTACTGGATCGATTCGGAAAAATTCTTAAACAGATTAGACCTGAGTCAGAAGGTTGGGATGGCACCTATATGGGCAAACCTATGGCAGAAGATGACTACTGGTATGTAATAGTACATGATTCTGGAGCACAAGAAAGAGGACATTTTAGTTTAATAAAAAGATAA
- a CDS encoding type IX secretion system membrane protein PorP/SprF yields the protein MQKSIYLLLTAISMFFTQFLGAQGTLPVYSDYLSDNIFMVHPSAAGIGNSAKLRITHRQQWNGVSDSPALQTISMHSSIGNNAALGGLIFNDKNGFHSQVGFQGAYAYHLNFGTYEALNQLSFGLAASYVLNSLDQRTFADFDPIVAQIVRSEAYFNADLSFAYHKLDGFVYLTAKNILLNTRDVQNSEFKSLNLRRYLLNVGYFIGRGQNIQFEPSAMFQYVENTGEKLLDINAKVYQTFGSVARAWVALSYRRSLEKNEVQNFNLITPIVGVEFDRFLISYTYSSEVGGLVTGNGGFHQITLGANLFSKNRSNRGYNSRYNTFLYKTNN from the coding sequence ATGCAAAAATCAATTTATCTTTTATTAACAGCCATAAGTATGTTCTTTACTCAGTTTTTAGGAGCTCAAGGCACATTACCCGTCTATTCAGATTATTTATCTGATAACATATTTATGGTACACCCAAGTGCCGCAGGTATTGGTAATAGCGCAAAATTAAGAATAACGCATCGCCAACAATGGAACGGAGTTAGCGACTCACCCGCATTACAAACCATAAGCATGCACAGCAGTATAGGAAATAACGCTGCCTTAGGTGGTTTAATTTTCAATGATAAAAACGGATTTCATTCTCAAGTCGGTTTTCAAGGGGCTTATGCATATCATTTAAATTTTGGCACCTACGAAGCTTTAAATCAATTATCATTTGGTCTGGCAGCTTCGTATGTTCTAAATAGTTTAGATCAGCGAACTTTTGCTGATTTTGATCCTATTGTTGCTCAGATTGTACGGTCAGAAGCTTATTTCAATGCCGATTTGAGTTTTGCATATCACAAGTTAGACGGATTTGTGTATCTAACTGCTAAAAATATTTTGTTGAATACTCGTGATGTTCAAAACTCAGAGTTTAAATCATTGAACTTAAGAAGGTACCTTTTGAATGTAGGGTATTTTATTGGTCGTGGACAAAATATTCAATTTGAACCATCAGCGATGTTTCAATATGTAGAAAATACTGGTGAAAAATTATTAGATATTAATGCCAAAGTATATCAAACATTTGGTAGTGTTGCAAGAGCTTGGGTAGCACTTTCGTACCGAAGAAGCTTAGAAAAAAACGAGGTACAGAATTTTAATCTTATTACGCCAATAGTAGGTGTAGAATTTGATCGATTCTTAATTTCATATACCTACTCTAGTGAAGTGGGAGGCTTGGTTACAGGCAATGGAGGTTTTCACCAAATTACACTAGGGGCAAATTTATTTTCTAAAAACAGATCAAATCGTGGTTACAACTCTAGATATAACACCTTTTTATACAAGACTAACAATTAA